The Bacteroidia bacterium DNA segment CGATAAAAATTGTCAGTTGGTACCAAGCTGTCAATGCTTACTTGATACAACATTTTTGGTTGAATATCCTTACGTCCCTGCATGCATCAAAGATAAGAAAAGAAATTTTTAAGACAAAATATACAACACTGACAATCAATTAATTATGCACACTTATTGCACTTTTGTTAATACATGCATAATTGATTTATATTTGCCTAATGAAGTTATGGGTGTGGTTGTGCAACAGGCACAGCGGTTTTGCAAAAAAGCGGGTTCAGTGGTTAATTGAACATTCTACCTCGCATCAACTTTTGTGGTGTATTGACAGTTTTGTGCTCCGAAATCCGCCACTGCGCCAAGCGCCAAAACGTTAGCCGACACCCCACAACGACAGTGCTAAAATTCAACATTCGGACAAAATTCAAACTTGAAACCGACTTCTAACCGAAAAATTTATTGTAATTTTGGAACATAACTTACGAAATTGAGCAGAATGACTGAAAATAAAATAGCAAAACCGTTTTTGAAGTGGGCAGGTGGAAAAACCCAGCTCATTTCTGACATTGAACGAACTTTGCCGACAGACATAACACGGACAAATTTTACTTACATCGAACCTTTTGTTGGAAGCGGTGCGGTTCTTTTTTGGATGTTAAACAACTTTCCTCATCTTAAAAAAGCCGTGATAAACGACATCAACGAAGACTTAATAAACACTTACAAAACTATTGCAAACAACCCAAAAGAGTTAATCTCGATTTTGCAAGTTTTGCAAAATGAATATCACACTTTGGAAGGAAATGAAGAAAACAAAAAACTTTATTACTACCAAAAAAGGGAATTGTACAATACAAGAAAAGAAGAACAAAGCGGACAAGCCGCTTTGTTTATTTTTCTCAATCGTACTTGCTTTAATGGTTTGTACAGAGTGAATAGTAAAAATTTGTACAATGTTCCGATGGGTGGTTATAAAAAACCAACGATTTGCGACAAAGAAAATATTTTGGCTGTTAGTAATGCTTTGCAAAAAGTGGAAATTTTGTGTGGAGATTTTGAGCAAACACTTGATTTTGCTGAACAAAATTCGCTTTTCTATTTTGATCCACCATATAAACCGTTAAGCGAAACATCAAGTTTTAATTCTTATGCAAAAGATGAATTTAATGATAACGAACAAATTCGACTAAAAGATTTTTGCAATAAATTGGACATCTTAAATCATTCGTGGATTTTGAGTAATTCTGATGTGAAAGGCAAAAATGAAAATGACAACTTTTTTGATGATTTGTATTCTGACTTTAATATTCAAAGAGTTGAAGCGAAAAGAAGCATCAACGCTAATCCTGCAAAAAGAGGAAAATTAACGGAGTTACTAATTACAAATCAAGTGAATAACAAAGAATATGTCAGAGCAATTTAAAATCTTTTTATCGCAACTTTCGGAAACCAACGCAACACTTGATTATTTCACAGATTTCGGAAAAATCAAAAGCAACGTAAATAAAATTTCAATCAAACTTAATCAGTTGAATTACTTGATTGGGAAAGAAAATTTGAAAGAAGCCGTAAATGAACTTTATGAAGAAAATCCGAAAGTTTTTGAGGTTTTGGACATCTTGATTGCTATTCGCAAAAACAAAAATGCCAAAACATTCAACAACAAAGGAGAAATCGTTTTGCTCGATACTTATTTCACTTCGCCCGAATTGATTTTGGAATACATTGAAGAAACAGGTTTGGCAGAAGTTTTCAGAAACAAAGATGTTACCAATTTGGTGGATTATGTTTTCGGAATTGAAGTTGGATTGGACACAAACGCAAGAAAAAACAGAGGTGGAGATAATATGTCGAAAGCCGTTTCGCTTATTTTCGATAAAGCCGAAATTTTCTACAAAAAGGAAGTAAACAATACGATA contains these protein-coding regions:
- a CDS encoding DNA adenine methylase, coding for MTENKIAKPFLKWAGGKTQLISDIERTLPTDITRTNFTYIEPFVGSGAVLFWMLNNFPHLKKAVINDINEDLINTYKTIANNPKELISILQVLQNEYHTLEGNEENKKLYYYQKRELYNTRKEEQSGQAALFIFLNRTCFNGLYRVNSKNLYNVPMGGYKKPTICDKENILAVSNALQKVEILCGDFEQTLDFAEQNSLFYFDPPYKPLSETSSFNSYAKDEFNDNEQIRLKDFCNKLDILNHSWILSNSDVKGKNENDNFFDDLYSDFNIQRVEAKRSINANPAKRGKLTELLITNQVNNKEYVRAI
- a CDS encoding type II restriction endonuclease, which codes for MSEQFKIFLSQLSETNATLDYFTDFGKIKSNVNKISIKLNQLNYLIGKENLKEAVNELYEENPKVFEVLDILIAIRKNKNAKTFNNKGEIVLLDTYFTSPELILEYIEETGLAEVFRNKDVTNLVDYVFGIEVGLDTNARKNRGGDNMSKAVSLIFDKAEIFYKKEVNNTIFSEIISLGADVKRFDFVIKTKKKTYLIETNYYNSGGSKLNETARAYSDVAPKINQYESYEFVWITDGQGWFSAKNKLEEAYNIIPSLYNLITLENFIKKIQAETVIEF